From a region of the Actinomycetes bacterium genome:
- a CDS encoding metallophosphoesterase has protein sequence MLVYLLIAILIIAAAVALYLYAFRFETTNFKLSQVDIFLRQIGKKSRDRKGKPYLSILHLSDFHLRKNLKGRRMFEFVQSLTSLEVDLLFITGDLVEQDKNISHLIEMLKPLKARYGKFAVLGVHDYYDKKVSEFLKNMFKRKRTYHRRNDIERLIKELDGIGIKVLQNQVAEIDSPDEDIRGIRVAGIDDPIILRKDLEAAFGQSNNIPVAKVEKDRYYQEKYPEVFKLSDKKFHLLEEKAKLLLCLVHTPDSETLVDLAEQGADIVFSGHTHGGQVRLPGVGALLTGCKLSHKFASGLFYFKEFVLYVSRGLSEGRYSQFRFFCPPEASIIRLYKK, from the coding sequence GTGCTAGTTTACCTTTTAATAGCTATATTGATTATTGCGGCAGCGGTGGCCTTATACCTGTATGCCTTTAGGTTTGAAACCACCAATTTCAAGCTGAGCCAGGTGGATATTTTCTTAAGGCAGATAGGCAAAAAAAGCAGGGACAGGAAAGGCAAGCCTTACCTGTCCATACTCCATTTATCTGATTTTCATCTCAGAAAGAATCTTAAAGGCAGGAGGATGTTTGAGTTTGTGCAAAGCCTGACCAGCCTGGAAGTGGATCTTTTGTTTATAACCGGAGACCTGGTGGAGCAGGATAAAAATATTTCCCACCTTATAGAAATGCTGAAACCATTGAAAGCAAGGTACGGTAAATTTGCGGTTCTGGGGGTGCATGATTATTATGATAAGAAGGTTTCAGAGTTCCTAAAGAACATGTTTAAGCGAAAGAGAACCTACCATCGCAGGAATGACATTGAGAGGTTGATAAAGGAACTGGATGGCATTGGGATTAAGGTGCTGCAAAACCAGGTAGCGGAGATTGACAGCCCGGATGAAGACATCCGGGGAATCAGGGTAGCGGGTATTGATGACCCCATTATTTTACGAAAAGATTTGGAGGCTGCTTTTGGACAGTCTAATAATATTCCTGTTGCCAAGGTTGAGAAGGATAGATACTACCAGGAAAAGTACCCGGAGGTATTTAAGTTAAGCGATAAGAAATTCCACCTTTTGGAAGAAAAAGCCAAGCTGCTGCTGTGTTTGGTGCATACTCCGGACAGTGAGACCCTGGTGGATCTGGCAGAGCAGGGTGCAGATATTGTGTTTAGCGGCCATACCCATGGGGGACAGGTAAGGCTGCCTGGGGTGGGAGCATTACTTACCGGCTGCAAGCTCAGCCATAAGTTTGCTTCCGGGCTGTTTTATTTTAAGGAATTTGTGCTTTATGTATCCAGGGGTCTTAGCGAGGGCAGGTATTCACAGTTCAGATTTTTTTGCCCGCCTGAGGCCAGTATCATAAGATTGTACAAGAAGTAG
- a CDS encoding NAD-dependent epimerase/dehydratase family protein codes for MKIVITGGAGFIGSNTVDKLIGLGHKVVIIDNLVTGRKENINHDAVFYHTDIRDDSIKDIFLKEKPEVVIHDAAQISVRISVEDPRQDADINICGSLNIIEAARASQAKKIIFASSGGTVYGEQEYFPADEKHSLNPVSPYGVAKLAVEKYLYYYWKNFGLEYIALRYGNIYGPRQDPLGEAGVVAIFSKQILDGRDPIVNGDGKQTRDYVYVGDVVEANIKALDNDFVGGLNIGTGIESDVLSLFKILKQISGTDVEKVHGPAKKGEQRRSVLSYNKARQVLGWEPTVSLKQGLEKTYNWFKQRKP; via the coding sequence TTGAAGATAGTAATTACCGGAGGAGCAGGTTTTATTGGCTCCAATACTGTGGATAAGTTAATAGGTTTAGGCCATAAGGTAGTGATTATTGACAACCTTGTAACCGGTAGGAAAGAGAATATTAACCACGATGCTGTTTTTTATCATACTGACATCCGTGATGACTCCATAAAAGATATATTTCTTAAGGAGAAGCCGGAAGTGGTCATACATGATGCTGCCCAGATAAGCGTAAGGATATCGGTAGAGGATCCCAGACAGGATGCTGATATTAATATCTGCGGCAGCTTAAATATTATTGAAGCTGCCAGGGCAAGCCAAGCAAAAAAAATAATATTTGCTTCCAGTGGAGGAACGGTATATGGGGAACAGGAGTATTTCCCCGCTGATGAAAAACATTCTTTAAATCCGGTGTCGCCCTATGGTGTGGCCAAGTTAGCGGTTGAGAAATACCTTTATTACTATTGGAAGAATTTTGGATTAGAATATATTGCCTTAAGGTATGGCAACATATATGGCCCCCGCCAGGATCCTCTTGGAGAAGCAGGGGTAGTAGCCATATTTTCTAAACAAATCCTGGATGGAAGAGATCCGATTGTAAATGGAGACGGTAAACAAACCAGGGATTATGTCTATGTGGGGGATGTGGTAGAGGCAAATATTAAAGCCCTGGATAATGATTTTGTGGGAGGGCTAAATATTGGTACCGGTATTGAGAGTGATGTATTAAGCCTTTTTAAGATTTTAAAGCAAATATCTGGTACTGATGTAGAGAAAGTTCACGGCCCAGCTAAAAAAGGTGAACAGAGAAGGAGTGTTTTAAGTTATAATAAGGCTAGACAGGTTTTAGGCTGGGAGCCCACGGTAAGTTTGAAACAGGGATTGGAAAAAACTTATAATTGGTTTAAACAAAGAAAGCCATAA
- a CDS encoding NAD(P)H-binding protein has translation MIVLIGATSFIGPTVLKKLLEKDYEVKCFVKSGTDISSLQQTASALKKEITLARGNLNSADTIFSCAKKAEAIVYLTDLKNSYYVKNTLSSAARAGVKRIVFLGSTTVLVPQETKIKQDKIASEKMIEKSGLDYTILRASMIYGSENDTNFSKMIKYIKDKGYFYLFGKGDNLIQPVYIEDVATAIAEVIANEKTYNKTYELAGKEPIKYSQMLDIVKEKMGLDFKIRKVPMGLASFIVSIYSKMSKNPHLTPDQIQRLKYDKTYSYSQAQQDFGFSPLSFEQGIEKLVNRLKLQ, from the coding sequence ATGATTGTACTTATAGGAGCAACCAGTTTTATAGGGCCAACAGTTTTAAAAAAACTGCTGGAAAAAGATTATGAGGTAAAGTGCTTTGTCAAGTCAGGCACAGACATATCTTCACTGCAACAGACAGCCAGCGCCCTTAAAAAAGAAATCACCCTGGCCCGGGGAAACCTGAACAGCGCAGACACCATATTCTCTTGTGCAAAGAAAGCAGAAGCCATAGTGTACCTCACCGATCTAAAAAACAGTTACTATGTTAAAAATACCCTGAGTTCCGCAGCCAGAGCAGGAGTAAAAAGGATTGTATTTTTAGGCTCTACTACCGTTCTGGTACCACAGGAAACTAAAATAAAGCAGGATAAGATTGCCTCAGAGAAAATGATAGAAAAAAGCGGTCTGGATTACACCATCTTAAGGGCATCCATGATTTATGGTTCAGAAAATGATACCAATTTTTCCAAAATGATTAAGTACATAAAAGATAAAGGTTATTTCTACCTGTTTGGCAAAGGAGATAACCTTATACAGCCGGTATACATAGAAGATGTAGCCACTGCCATAGCGGAGGTAATAGCCAATGAAAAAACCTATAACAAGACCTATGAACTGGCAGGAAAAGAACCCATAAAATATTCCCAGATGCTGGATATAGTAAAAGAGAAGATGGGCCTGGATTTCAAAATAAGGAAAGTGCCTATGGGGCTGGCCAGCTTTATAGTATCCATATATTCCAAGATGAGCAAGAATCCCCATCTTACCCCGGACCAGATACAGAGGTTAAAATATGATAAAACTTACTCCTACAGCCAGGCACAACAGGATTTTGGCTTTTCGCCATTAAGCTTTGAACAGGGAATAGAAAAACTGGTAAATAGGCTAAAGCTCCAGTAA
- a CDS encoding DUF4214 domain-containing protein produces MARLKLERKYLFAYILLFLGIAIILREYIGGRSLWVDEAMLALNMDRSFMDLARPLDYNQTAPLLFLFLSKFFTLLFGISDYSLRITPLLFGLGSLYLFFLISKRLFKPLPAAISMLLFITSYRLIYYANEFKHYSADVFFSLLFLYFFLLIKENGFDLRNWIVITIVGLVAIWFSFSAIIIVMLFAAVSLTWLIKQREKRGLIFFAASTVLWGLNILAEYVLVYLGNPNFSFEPLHDYWRGGFMPFPPTNIQDLFWLPKTIKDFFIYITNTDTILTGRFPVIIDIYAYVFIAFFLLGTIFLIKHKKIHVSVYGWGVILLALIASAAGVIPFGDRLVLYLVPLVLLVCAYGIYLTYGWVKKARKSLAIIFLVVLFFLPSIPKAYHLVEPTYKVELKSVINYYLENRKEEDKIYVYIDQDTYYPPQFYFYTGENFDFTNMEGSKKKDLQQLKGEILGHERVWTIGPLQGLEDYGQKLDSYSIQTLASRWSFDFLREDIVYLNQPNAEIKFYDFRQYELEDLIAHIYKHGGDIPNPEQQQLWVRRILTDPNEMYDLVLEALVEGNSGATDKEFVRAIYMGLLQREPDVGGLEYWLSELEAKVGRDKVAARIMDSAEFKAVMQRHGLLFD; encoded by the coding sequence TTGGCAAGGCTTAAATTAGAAAGAAAATACCTATTTGCTTATATTCTGTTATTTTTAGGCATTGCTATTATATTGCGGGAATATATAGGAGGCAGGTCCCTGTGGGTAGATGAAGCTATGCTGGCTTTGAATATGGACCGGTCTTTTATGGACCTGGCCAGGCCATTAGATTATAATCAGACCGCACCCTTATTATTCTTGTTTCTCTCTAAATTTTTTACTTTATTATTTGGAATATCTGATTACTCTTTGAGAATAACCCCGTTACTTTTTGGGTTGGGCTCCCTTTATTTGTTTTTTCTTATCTCCAAGAGATTATTTAAACCCTTGCCAGCGGCCATATCCATGCTTCTTTTTATTACTTCATACCGTCTAATTTATTATGCTAATGAATTTAAACATTATTCTGCCGATGTATTTTTTTCATTATTATTCTTGTATTTCTTTCTGCTGATAAAAGAGAATGGCTTTGACCTAAGAAATTGGATAGTAATAACTATAGTAGGGCTGGTCGCCATATGGTTTTCTTTTAGCGCCATTATTATAGTTATGCTGTTTGCCGCAGTTTCACTGACATGGCTTATTAAACAAAGAGAAAAAAGAGGATTAATCTTTTTTGCGGCGAGTACAGTCCTATGGGGATTAAATATTCTGGCTGAATATGTTTTGGTTTACCTGGGTAATCCTAATTTTTCTTTTGAGCCTCTACATGATTACTGGAGGGGAGGATTCATGCCCTTTCCTCCTACTAATATACAGGATCTGTTTTGGTTGCCTAAAACCATTAAGGATTTTTTCATTTATATTACCAATACAGATACCATACTAACTGGCAGGTTTCCGGTAATTATTGATATCTACGCTTATGTGTTTATAGCTTTTTTTCTCTTGGGTACTATATTTCTGATCAAACACAAAAAAATTCATGTGAGTGTATATGGGTGGGGAGTAATTCTGTTGGCCTTAATTGCTTCGGCTGCAGGGGTTATTCCTTTTGGAGACCGTCTTGTACTATACCTGGTTCCTCTGGTACTGTTGGTATGCGCATATGGAATATATTTAACTTATGGGTGGGTAAAAAAAGCCCGTAAAAGTCTGGCTATAATTTTTTTAGTTGTATTATTTTTCCTGCCCTCCATACCCAAGGCGTATCATCTGGTGGAGCCTACTTACAAAGTGGAGTTAAAATCAGTTATTAATTATTATTTAGAGAACAGAAAAGAAGAAGACAAGATATATGTATATATTGACCAGGATACTTATTATCCGCCCCAGTTTTACTTCTATACCGGAGAAAATTTTGATTTTACCAATATGGAAGGTAGCAAGAAAAAGGATCTCCAACAACTGAAGGGAGAGATTTTAGGCCATGAGAGGGTGTGGACCATAGGCCCGCTTCAGGGGCTGGAGGATTACGGACAAAAATTAGATAGCTACAGTATTCAGACACTGGCCTCCAGATGGTCTTTTGATTTTTTACGGGAAGATATAGTTTATTTAAACCAGCCTAATGCTGAAATAAAGTTTTATGATTTCAGGCAGTATGAATTGGAGGATCTAATTGCACATATTTACAAGCATGGAGGTGATATACCCAATCCGGAACAGCAGCAGCTGTGGGTAAGAAGGATTTTAACTGACCCCAATGAAATGTATGATCTAGTTCTGGAGGCTTTAGTGGAGGGTAATTCTGGTGCAACCGATAAGGAATTTGTTAGAGCTATTTATATGGGCCTTCTGCAGCGGGAGCCTGATGTCGGCGGTCTTGAATATTGGTTATCGGAGCTGGAAGCTAAAGTGGGTAGGGATAAGGTAGCTGCAAGAATTATGGATTCGGCAGAATTTAAAGCAGTGATGCAAAGGCATGGGTTACTTTTCGATTAA
- a CDS encoding glycosyltransferase family 4 protein, with amino-acid sequence MNKGKKVLNIVPTPFFAERGCHMRILGEMKALTNYGYTNIIVTYHNGRDVADLDIRRIINIPWYKKLEAGPSWHKFYIDLLLFFKALGVYIKEKPDIIYGHLHEGAFVGGLIKYLFTFGKIPLVFDVQGSLTAELDTFNWFTGIKKPLRWFFYTFEKFICRMPDFFICSSVSNGDIVKERFGVPEDRVKVVIDGVHTDFFDIEPNQGLREELNIPKGVQVVIFTGALLKAKGIDNLVEAMPEVLEKSPETHFLIVGYPVEDTKKQVDELGISEKVHFTGMVDYFQLPNYLSISDIALEPKMDKAGEASGKVINYMGAGLPVVCFDSKNNRRFLADSGIYANNDSIDNFVDKIIWAIDNPGRSKQLGDMAKKRVDEVFSWNESIKDTVQAFEMLTKDKGEKSD; translated from the coding sequence ATGAACAAAGGTAAGAAAGTTTTAAACATTGTACCCACCCCCTTTTTTGCTGAGAGGGGATGCCACATGCGTATCCTGGGAGAAATGAAGGCCCTGACTAATTATGGTTATACCAATATTATAGTTACCTATCATAATGGCAGGGATGTGGCTGACTTGGACATAAGAAGGATTATTAATATTCCCTGGTACAAAAAACTGGAAGCAGGACCATCCTGGCATAAATTTTACATTGATTTACTGTTATTTTTTAAGGCTTTAGGGGTGTATATAAAAGAAAAACCGGATATCATTTACGGGCATCTTCATGAAGGTGCGTTTGTGGGTGGCCTTATTAAATACCTGTTTACCTTTGGCAAAATACCTTTAGTATTTGATGTGCAGGGCAGCCTGACTGCAGAGCTGGATACATTTAATTGGTTTACAGGTATAAAGAAGCCACTTAGGTGGTTTTTTTATACTTTTGAAAAGTTTATATGCAGAATGCCTGATTTTTTTATTTGTAGCTCAGTGTCTAATGGGGATATAGTAAAAGAGAGGTTCGGGGTGCCTGAGGACAGGGTAAAAGTGGTAATAGATGGGGTGCATACCGACTTCTTTGATATTGAACCTAACCAGGGCTTAAGGGAGGAGCTGAATATACCTAAAGGAGTGCAGGTAGTTATCTTTACCGGAGCTCTGCTTAAGGCCAAAGGGATAGATAACTTGGTGGAGGCTATGCCTGAGGTGCTGGAGAAATCACCGGAAACACATTTTTTAATTGTAGGTTACCCGGTGGAGGATACCAAAAAACAGGTAGATGAGCTGGGAATATCCGAGAAGGTCCATTTTACGGGAATGGTAGACTATTTTCAGTTACCCAATTACCTGTCCATAAGTGATATAGCTTTAGAACCAAAGATGGATAAGGCCGGCGAAGCCAGCGGCAAAGTTATAAATTATATGGGGGCAGGCCTTCCGGTGGTCTGTTTTGATTCCAAGAATAATAGAAGGTTTTTGGCTGATTCCGGTATATATGCAAACAATGATTCTATAGATAACTTTGTGGATAAAATTATATGGGCTATAGATAATCCTGGTAGATCTAAACAATTGGGAGATATGGCCAAGAAGAGGGTGGATGAAGTTTTTTCCTGGAATGAGAGCATAAAGGACACGGTTCAGGCATTTGAGATGTTAACCAAAGATAAGGGAGAGAAAAGTGATTGA
- the rfbB gene encoding dTDP-glucose 4,6-dehydratase, whose protein sequence is MEDRNFKSLLVTGGAGFIGSNFIRFMLRKYPEYKIINLDKLTYAGNLENLKDVEDSENYRFIKGDIADTGLIKDIFGHNGIDAVINFAAESHVDRSIEDPGVFIQTDVYGTFVLLEAVKRHECSLFMQISTDEVYGSIINGSFKEDDPLKPNSPYSASKAGAEMIVRSFYKTYGTPVVVTRTSNNFGPYQYPEKLIPLFVTNLIDNQKVPLYGDGMNVRDWIYVDDNCSALDIVLHRGNTGEVYNIGAGNEKPNIWITKKIIEILGKSEDMIEPVTDRLGHDRRYSVDCSKIRKELGWSAQTNFEEALEKTVNWYLNNEDWWRVLKQKEEEVK, encoded by the coding sequence TTGGAGGATAGGAATTTCAAGTCACTTTTGGTAACCGGGGGAGCAGGCTTTATAGGAAGCAATTTTATAAGGTTTATGCTCAGGAAATATCCGGAGTATAAGATTATAAATTTAGATAAGCTTACCTATGCAGGTAACCTGGAGAATTTAAAAGACGTTGAGGATAGTGAAAATTACCGGTTTATTAAAGGTGATATTGCAGATACGGGGTTGATAAAAGATATATTTGGCCACAATGGTATTGATGCAGTTATAAATTTTGCTGCAGAGTCCCATGTTGACCGTTCTATTGAGGACCCGGGTGTGTTTATACAGACGGATGTATATGGTACCTTTGTATTGTTAGAGGCTGTAAAGAGGCACGAATGTTCACTGTTTATGCAGATAAGTACCGACGAGGTATATGGCTCTATTATTAATGGTTCTTTTAAAGAAGATGATCCCTTAAAACCCAATAGTCCATATTCTGCCTCCAAGGCAGGGGCAGAAATGATAGTTAGGTCATTTTACAAGACTTACGGTACTCCGGTAGTAGTGACCAGGACCAGCAATAATTTTGGTCCTTATCAGTACCCAGAAAAACTTATTCCCCTTTTTGTTACCAATCTAATAGATAACCAGAAGGTGCCTCTTTATGGGGACGGCATGAATGTAAGGGATTGGATTTATGTGGATGATAACTGTTCGGCGCTGGATATAGTGTTGCATAGAGGTAACACTGGAGAAGTTTACAATATTGGTGCAGGAAATGAAAAACCCAATATATGGATTACCAAAAAAATTATTGAGATACTGGGAAAATCAGAAGACATGATTGAACCGGTTACCGATAGGCTGGGCCATGACCGGAGGTATTCAGTAGACTGCAGCAAGATAAGGAAAGAGTTAGGATGGAGTGCCCAGACAAATTTTGAAGAGGCTCTGGAGAAGACGGTAAACTGGTATCTAAATAATGAAGACTGGTGGCGGGTATTGAAGCAAAAAGAGGAAGAGGTAAAGTAG
- a CDS encoding UDP-glucose/GDP-mannose dehydrogenase family protein, giving the protein MKVSVIGTGYVGLVTGVCLAEIGNDVICVDKIDDKVDTLKKGKSPIYEPGLENLIKKNLEAERLFFTTSIPEAVAESDIIFISVGTPSLPNGQADLSYVEQVAIDIGKFINGKKIVVNKSTVPIGSGDWVSMIISESIEANNTNKNVSFEVVSNPEFLREGSAVEDTFFPDRIIVGSSSKQAIERMLGLYRPLIEQDFDWPEDERLIPEGQKVPVVVTDLTSAEMIKYASNSFLATKISFINEMANICEKVGADVTHVAKGMGLDKRIGPQFLKAGIGWGGSCFPKDVSALAYIAGEHGITPQILNSIINVNKEQRLKIIQKVQDELKDVNGKTVSVLGISFKPNTDDTRDAPGISIMNSLCKLGAKVRAYDPIVKDRPVLLNEKIEICADKYDALEKADVLILATEWDEFVQIDFDRVKKLMNNHLIIDGRNIFDRKNLEKQGFKYFGIGR; this is encoded by the coding sequence GTGAAGGTCAGTGTAATTGGCACAGGCTATGTGGGTTTGGTCACTGGGGTATGCTTGGCTGAGATCGGTAATGACGTTATTTGTGTAGATAAAATTGATGATAAGGTTGATACTTTAAAAAAAGGAAAAAGTCCCATATATGAGCCTGGCCTGGAAAATTTGATAAAGAAGAATTTGGAGGCTGAAAGATTATTTTTTACTACCAGTATTCCTGAAGCGGTTGCTGAATCTGACATCATTTTTATCTCAGTAGGTACCCCGTCGCTACCTAACGGCCAGGCAGACTTAAGTTATGTAGAGCAGGTAGCAATTGATATTGGAAAATTTATTAATGGTAAGAAGATAGTAGTTAATAAAAGTACAGTACCTATTGGCTCAGGGGACTGGGTATCTATGATAATATCGGAGAGCATAGAGGCTAATAATACTAATAAGAATGTTAGCTTTGAGGTAGTGTCCAATCCCGAATTTTTAAGGGAAGGAAGCGCCGTAGAGGATACTTTCTTTCCAGATAGGATAATTGTAGGGTCATCATCTAAACAGGCCATAGAGAGGATGCTGGGGCTTTACAGACCACTTATAGAGCAGGACTTTGACTGGCCGGAAGATGAGAGGCTTATTCCTGAGGGCCAGAAGGTTCCAGTAGTGGTAACAGACCTCACTAGTGCAGAGATGATTAAATACGCTTCAAATTCATTTTTAGCTACCAAAATTTCTTTTATTAATGAAATGGCCAATATATGTGAAAAAGTGGGAGCAGATGTTACCCATGTAGCCAAGGGAATGGGGCTGGATAAAAGAATAGGACCCCAATTTTTAAAAGCTGGCATAGGATGGGGAGGATCATGTTTCCCCAAGGATGTATCTGCCCTTGCTTATATTGCCGGTGAGCATGGGATAACTCCCCAGATTCTTAATTCCATAATTAATGTTAATAAAGAGCAGCGGCTTAAGATTATCCAGAAGGTACAGGATGAACTAAAGGATGTTAATGGTAAAACTGTGTCGGTTCTGGGTATATCTTTTAAGCCCAATACCGATGATACCAGAGATGCGCCCGGTATTAGTATAATGAATAGTTTGTGTAAGCTGGGAGCTAAAGTTAGGGCGTATGATCCTATAGTGAAGGATAGGCCTGTACTTTTAAATGAGAAAATAGAAATATGCGCTGATAAATATGATGCTTTAGAGAAGGCAGATGTACTTATACTGGCTACTGAATGGGACGAGTTTGTACAAATAGACTTTGATCGGGTAAAGAAGCTGATGAATAACCACCTGATAATAGACGGCAGGAATATTTTTGACAGGAAAAATTTAGAGAAACAGGGTTTTAAATATTTTGGTATTGGGAGGTGA
- a CDS encoding dTDP-4-dehydrorhamnose 3,5-epimerase family protein codes for MIDGVKVKKIRVIPDERGRLMEMLRSDDDLFIKFGQTYMTTAYPGVVKGWHYHKKQTDNFVVVRGMMKVVLYDSREDSPTYKEVNEFFMGEHNPILLQIPTYVFHGFKCISENEAICINVPTEPYNYDKPDEFRVAPHSKEIPYDWDRKDG; via the coding sequence GTGATTGACGGGGTTAAGGTAAAAAAAATAAGGGTTATCCCTGATGAGCGGGGTAGATTGATGGAGATGCTCCGCAGTGATGATGATTTGTTTATAAAGTTTGGCCAGACTTATATGACCACGGCTTACCCGGGGGTAGTTAAGGGATGGCATTACCACAAAAAACAGACTGATAACTTTGTAGTGGTCAGGGGAATGATGAAAGTAGTCCTATATGATTCCAGGGAGGATTCTCCTACCTACAAGGAAGTAAATGAATTTTTTATGGGTGAACATAATCCTATATTGCTTCAGATTCCCACTTATGTATTTCATGGCTTTAAATGCATTAGCGAGAATGAGGCTATTTGCATTAATGTACCCACAGAACCTTATAATTACGATAAGCCTGATGAATTCAGGGTAGCACCACATAGCAAAGAAATCCCTTATGACTGGGACAGGAAAGACGGATAG
- a CDS encoding GerMN domain-containing protein, protein MTAKKRPKRRGCFSSVARFTFFMVVFFAIGFFIFYAIDNPDLLSNFKSKFSGSGEQEIGAAETMAVEVEEVQEQPQVQQAETQEPVEEEVSLWDKIGNFFNRGSYGDEGQEELSARLTINFYFASLGQEMLLEPEERTIVAGTRESALINATKELLKGPSKSYLFPVIPGGTNLIDTEVNENLAKVNLSQEFLDNSLDNRMLDEMVIYSIVNTLTEIPGIEGVIFNIEGTRIKVYGNVDLSLPAIRKEELIAVEE, encoded by the coding sequence ATGACAGCAAAAAAAAGACCAAAGAGAAGGGGCTGCTTTTCCTCGGTAGCAAGGTTTACTTTTTTTATGGTGGTTTTCTTTGCTATTGGTTTCTTTATTTTCTACGCTATTGATAATCCAGATTTACTTTCCAATTTTAAGTCCAAATTTTCCGGAAGTGGTGAGCAGGAGATTGGGGCTGCCGAGACTATGGCTGTAGAGGTTGAAGAGGTCCAGGAACAGCCACAGGTGCAGCAGGCAGAGACCCAAGAACCGGTGGAGGAGGAAGTGAGTCTCTGGGACAAAATTGGCAATTTTTTTAACCGGGGTAGCTATGGGGATGAAGGGCAGGAAGAGCTTTCTGCCAGGTTGACCATTAACTTCTATTTTGCCTCCCTGGGCCAGGAGATGCTGCTGGAGCCGGAGGAGAGAACCATTGTGGCCGGAACCAGGGAGTCGGCGTTAATTAATGCTACCAAGGAGCTTTTAAAAGGGCCCAGCAAGTCATATCTATTTCCGGTTATACCCGGAGGGACCAATCTTATTGATACCGAGGTGAATGAAAATCTGGCCAAGGTTAATCTTTCCCAGGAGTTTTTGGATAACAGCTTGGATAACCGGATGCTGGATGAGATGGTGATTTATTCTATAGTTAATACCTTGACCGAGATACCGGGAATTGAAGGCGTTATTTTTAATATTGAGGGCACCAGGATCAAGGTGTACGGCAATGTTGATTTAAGTTTGCCGGCTATAAGGAAAGAGGAGCTTATAGCGGTGGAGGAGTAG
- a CDS encoding glycosyltransferase family 2 protein, with protein sequence MKLSVIIPVYNEDRTLEQIINKVKQVNLDGIEKEILVIDDGSSDATVKILKDKIEPIVDKVIYNPRNMGKGAAIRAGFKNATGDIVIIQDADLEYEPNEYPRLLQPILDNKADVVYGSRFLGGRPHRVHMYWHQVGNNLLTSLSNMFTNLNLTDMETCYKVFRKEVVDSIEITENRFGLEPEITAKVARGKWRIYEVGISYYGRSYEEGKKINWKDGFRAIYVIIKYGIFKRR encoded by the coding sequence TTGAAACTTTCAGTTATCATACCGGTTTATAACGAAGATAGAACCCTGGAGCAAATAATTAATAAAGTAAAACAGGTTAACCTGGATGGAATAGAGAAAGAAATCCTGGTAATTGATGACGGCTCATCAGATGCCACTGTAAAAATATTGAAAGATAAGATTGAGCCTATAGTGGACAAAGTAATCTACAATCCCAGGAATATGGGCAAAGGCGCTGCTATCAGGGCCGGATTTAAAAATGCTACTGGAGATATAGTCATAATACAGGACGCTGATCTGGAATATGAGCCCAATGAATATCCCAGGCTGCTTCAGCCAATTTTGGATAATAAGGCGGATGTAGTGTACGGCTCAAGATTCTTGGGAGGAAGACCTCACCGGGTTCATATGTACTGGCATCAAGTGGGCAATAACTTACTGACTAGTTTATCCAATATGTTTACCAATCTTAATTTGACCGATATGGAGACCTGCTATAAGGTATTTAGAAAGGAAGTTGTAGATTCCATAGAGATAACTGAGAACAGATTTGGACTGGAGCCGGAGATAACTGCCAAGGTAGCCAGAGGGAAATGGAGAATATATGAGGTGGGTATATCTTACTATGGCCGAAGTTATGAAGAGGGAAAAAAAATTAACTGGAAAGATGGATTCAGAGCAATTTATGTTATTATAAAATATGGTATTTTTAAGAGAAGATAG